One window of Campylobacter avium LMG 24591 genomic DNA carries:
- a CDS encoding Cj0814 family flagellar-dependent secreted protein, which translates to MIDTVKLHFNSSQKSYEASLREENLSYKNKAVKSLESFSVDKDGFLGEDFNKLANIPKDIKIHYNTALSVAEAGLKRFNIIAPVFSSIDVAKSFGNAYNVLSQVLDKLGMSELRSFSEEEIAKFPEAISFNENSLELDSLYDFKEYSSKQVNVKQNFIIASMFISPNSSAEQIRPYDRNILNSKLEQMNFNFDRGYSIYQKDGNINIAGVLTAFLHSHSQSFLEGETTIWGKIMGFGDESLEQRESLYKTASQPFLNPAILKPNIMSLSDEKEFLNEISRLKQENSKDDIRDNKKLKSIQEFFDEEFKKMRKQIEENAKRWHELDLRV; encoded by the coding sequence TTGATAGATACAGTTAAACTACATTTTAACAGCTCACAAAAATCTTATGAAGCTTCTTTAAGAGAGGAAAATTTATCCTACAAAAACAAGGCTGTAAAAAGCCTTGAAAGCTTTTCTGTGGATAAAGACGGCTTTTTGGGCGAGGATTTTAATAAACTTGCAAATATACCAAAAGATATAAAAATTCATTATAACACCGCTCTAAGTGTAGCTGAAGCTGGGCTTAAAAGGTTTAATATAATAGCACCTGTTTTTAGCTCGATCGATGTGGCTAAAAGCTTTGGAAATGCTTATAATGTTTTATCTCAAGTGCTTGATAAGCTGGGTATGAGTGAGCTTAGAAGTTTTAGCGAAGAAGAAATTGCTAAATTTCCAGAAGCTATAAGCTTTAATGAAAATTCTTTAGAGCTCGATTCTTTGTATGATTTTAAAGAATATTCATCTAAGCAAGTAAATGTTAAGCAAAATTTTATAATAGCTTCTATGTTTATAAGTCCAAATTCATCAGCAGAACAAATAAGACCTTATGATAGAAATATCTTAAATTCTAAGCTAGAGCAGATGAATTTTAACTTTGATAGAGGCTATAGCATATATCAAAAAGATGGAAATATAAATATAGCCGGTGTTTTAACAGCCTTTTTGCACTCTCATTCACAGAGCTTTTTAGAGGGCGAAACGACTATATGGGGAAAGATTATGGGTTTTGGTGATGAAAGCTTAGAGCAAAGAGAAAGTCTGTATAAAACAGCCTCACAGCCCTTTTTAAACCCTGCCATTTTAAAGCCAAACATAATGAGCTTAAGCGATGAAAAAGAATTTTTAAATGAAATTTCAAGGCTGAAACAAGAAAACTCAAAAGATGATATAAGAGATAATAAAAAACTTAAATCCATACAAGAATTTTTCGATGAGGAATTTAAAAAGATGAGAAAGCAGATAGAAGAAAATGCAAAAAGGTGGCATGAGCTTGATTTAAGAGTTTAG
- a CDS encoding C39 family peptidase codes for MEKILRIFLLFIFAPLCLKAEFVVKSYQELKNERVIRQNYEQSCGASSLATMINLIDDENLSEFDVLKLMSEQELQTDMVSFADLETVLSKLGYENKSYKINKENLDKLINIPMIVKIEDDPRFPHFVLIINYKGDFLEVLDPSHGEYISSKREFLRLWDKDNKGGFALLIKPKKEKKDYRLNLSKNLSFEFKTFKIY; via the coding sequence ATGGAAAAAATTCTAAGAATATTTTTACTTTTTATTTTTGCACCATTGTGCTTAAAGGCTGAATTTGTAGTAAAATCTTATCAGGAGCTTAAAAATGAAAGGGTGATAAGACAAAACTACGAGCAATCTTGTGGGGCTTCATCTTTAGCTACTATGATAAATTTAATAGATGATGAAAATTTAAGCGAATTTGATGTCTTAAAGCTTATGAGCGAACAAGAGCTTCAGACTGATATGGTAAGTTTTGCTGATTTAGAAACCGTGCTTTCAAAACTAGGATATGAAAATAAGTCTTACAAAATCAACAAAGAAAATTTAGATAAGCTTATAAATATACCAATGATTGTAAAGATAGAAGACGATCCTAGATTTCCTCATTTTGTGCTTATTATAAATTATAAGGGGGATTTTTTAGAGGTTTTAGACCCTAGCCATGGAGAGTATATAAGCTCTAAAAGAGAATTTTTAAGACTTTGGGATAAAGATAATAAAGGAGGCTTCGCTCTTTTAATAAAGCCTAAGAAAGAGAAAAAGGATTATAGGTTAAATTTGAGCAAGAATTTAAGCTTTGAATTTAAGACTTTTAAGATTTATTAA